The window CTAATCGGACTGAGTCGGTTCTTGAGTGAACAACTGACTCACTGAATTCAGAACTGTCTTTTGCGGGCATCTACTTTTGAACAGATTCTTTCAAACCACctgttcgaaagaaccgattcgaCATAATGAGTCGGACTTCCGTCATGATTGTTTCACCTTGGGATATATAATAGTAGCCTACAAATGGGGACTTTGCTTATTTGCATAAAGATAAAGAACGGACCAATGGCGTTAAACTTGTCTACCTGAGCAAATCCTAGACAACTTCTAGCAACAGATGACTTGCCTTAGAGCGGAAAGTCTTACATATAGCCCCTAGAGGATATTTGCGGACTATGGTTTAAGTGTACACTAGATGTTTCATCATGGCTTGTGGCGGGTTTGTTTGTTCCAAAACTTCTCTTTGTATCTTAAACCTTATTTATGTGGTAAGTGTCTAACAGTTTCTATGAATTTAGTCcttaaaacttgtttttattcacattaacaatacgttttgtcattatttaaaagtttaacaacATATGTTACTTGTATTCATTACTATAACATTGGCAGTACCAATATCTAAGTTCATTCAAATGTGCTGTAAattgtgaaattaatatttatggaATTTTTTATGCTGATATTGCTTTGTCTTTCCTGAGCATCTTCACTCCTTAAAGTGAAACCATCCGTTTCTGACTTCTTTTTTGTCTTCTTCAGATGGTCAGTCTTTTAATGGCCGGTGTTGCAGCATGGGGCAAATGGTTTGGACTGGTCTCTAGTTTCAGGGTAATGGCTGCTGTCATCGCTGTTGGCTTGTTTCTGTTCGTCGTGGCCATTATGGGATTGTGTGGAGCTGTGAAGCATCATCAAGTTCTCTTGTTTTTTGTATCCTTCCCAGTTACTCATTCAAGAAATTCTCTCCTTATCAATAATGTGTATGTCTATACAAGGTTTATCTGTGTTCAACACATCAGTCTTAGTTTGTGTTGTAGTTTGGGCCATAAAGTCACATTTACCAATTTTTCTGACTTTCGTGTTTGAAAGGATTTCCTTTATTATCAACAGCTTTTGAATTTGTAATAAATGATGGTAAAACAACCTTAACTTGTGTTTAGTACATGCTCATTCTCTTCATGGTATTCATTgtgcagttttcagtgtcatgtgCCTGCTTGGCGATTAATAAAGAACAGCAGGTAATTATAGTCTGTAATACTTTGACACGGTGATACTGGTTTCCTCAATCCTATGTTTTAAATCCAAATGCTTTGTTCTCCTGCAGAATCTTCTCCTGGAGACAGGATGGAATAAGTCTGAATCAATGCAGGAGGATTTGGAAAGATCGCTGGATTGCTGTGGCTTCCTTCAAGTGAACTACAATGAGAGCTGTGTTGCTGTAAGATTATTCTGCTTCTCAATACGAGGTTAATGAATTGTTAAGCAGCTACTGCTACATTTCAAATTGAAGTTCCTTGCAATTGAACCTAATGTGAAAAACAGCAAGCTTCTAGAAAGACCTTTTAAACGTCCAGTAAATGGAAGTAAATGAGATTtggtacttttttaaatttttgtatgTCAAGGTGTTAGGTTAATGATTAATAAAGCTTCCATTTTTGTCTACAAATCATAATTAAgttacaaaatgaaaaatacttctacaAATGATTGCTGATGCTTGCGCAAATAGTCTGAGATGATCAACTGAGTATGAGATAATTTTTGTGGTTGTAAAGATTATCCTCTGCATTATTTCTGTCTTCTCTTTGACATCAGGTCTGTTTCAAGAATCAAACATGTAGACCATGTTCAGTTATAATCCAGGCCTACGCTGATGACACTCTGCAGTTTGTTGGAGGAGTCAGtctgttttttctgttttacagAGGTGAGCAAATACTGGACATCATTTGATTCTGAAAACATGTAAAAGGAAACCATGGAAATACTGAATGAAGCTGTTAACAGTTCAGTCAATGTATTTAAGGTTTTGTGCttgtttcttagtttttttgtCAAGTTGGGatgttaataaatacatttttatattaattttgttatttttcctgTTTCAGATACTGGGTGTCTTGCTAGCATATAGATACAGGAATCAGAAAGATTACCGGCAAAATCCTGGAGCTTTCATTTAATAAAGCATTTTTGTTGGACAAATACTCAAGACTTTCAGctataataaattttttattattattattatttatgatctgTAGTTCCTCTTGATAACACActcaatttcttaatttttttgggATTCAATAGCAAATTAAATGTTCTGTTAACTTTAAGAATATTTATTTGTAGAACAGCCATTATGATTTGCATCTTGGTGGAGTACATATTTCTTAACACTGTCTATGCAAGTAGGTTACCTGGGCTCAAACTTTGGTCCCAACTGAACAACACTTACCATGATAAAGAGctgctaaataaaaatgaaaaattcaagACATTACAATGCATCTTTCATTTCTGATTATAAATCATCAAACTAGAAAACATTTATAaggaaacaaaatacatttcttaaatcaAACAATATGGTCATTGCATTAAGCTCAGTAATAAGCTTGCACACTGAAACTAAAACCTAAGCTACACCCAACCAACTTCCACATCATTCTGATAAGGATATGACCAGGAACCTCTATATCATCTgtttgcatttcacatattagCCAATGGTGCGACTCTCTCAGAGGTTGTCCAGCCGGTTTACGCAGATGCATTCACTGTGAAGTTTCCGGTTATGCCCTCTGCTGACTGCAGTGAAAAAATACCAAACATACTTACctgcacatttgttttttaaaatcataaaaaatgtcaatagcaggaaaaaaaaacctgtgggggggtgggggtaaTTAAAGAACTGAAATTAGGAAAATGGTGCTTTGAAGCACGGTGGTTCCTGGCCATCCTAATAAAAGGGTTCCTTCAGGAACCATGAAAGTTCCTCAGAGAACCACCCCCATTTAGAGCGGTGCCTCCTGTAGGTGGCTATGAGTtaatcttttttcattttataatagtGTTCTTCCTCACATAAAGTACAACTATTTAGtattaatatcatttatttcacCTTCAGTTTTAAAGGGTTTAAAAACTTGAAAATTAGAATCGACCATAGTCATTGTAACAACCCTAGATTTCAGTGAAATGAGTCACATCTTCGCGAAACGATGGCAAACAATGGGAGTCTGTGTCTGCCAGCGTCGAATCAACAACATCGATTCAGCACCCTCCACCGATTAAATCATGTCGTTTTATACAATAATTCTGACAgtttaacaataatttaatgtaCACAACCTCATAATCCATGGCCTGTACTCTTAAACAGCTTAAATTTATCTTTAGCTAAACTGAAGCCAGAGGAACCTGCTATGAATACATCAGAGCATCGTTCATAAATGATGAAGCCTGATGTCTCAATAAAATCCCTGAGCATCTTTTCAAAACTATCCAAAGCCTCATTCGAATTGGAAAGAAAAATCAGGGCTTTGTCTTCATCAATGATTGACTTTAAGGTTTCTCCTTGAACTTTAGGCCCTAAAACCCTGTTCTCACAGTTAATGGAGTTGATCAGAGGAAGAAGGCAGATGCTTACTAGTAACGGAGTCAGTGGACATCCCACCCTCAGACCTTGTGATCTGTGGTCTGCCATCAAAAACAGCTTCAACACGGATCTAAACCGGTCAGGCAGGTTGACAGACTTTAAGCTATTAAACAAATATTGCCATTTTAGTGCACCTGGATCTAGTTTTAGTGAAATAATCAAAACTGGGATTCGATCACTGATGCGGTCTAGAACAGAACTGTGTGGTTTACTATGACCTggatttaaaatatgttcaataaCGCTTTTCAACCTCTCCGCCAGAATCAAAGCCAGAATTTTATAATCCACATTCATTATTGCAATTGGATTTAAGCGATATGGAATATCATAGCTATAGGTATGATCGTTTTCGCCTTGGCTCAGGGATTCGAAAACCGTTTGTTTAATTGGCTTGAGGTCAAAGATTTGGTTGAAAAACACTTGTAAAAGGTCAGTAATTTTAGAAACATAACGCTTATAGAAATGTACTGTTAGTCCATCTGCTGTTAGACTCTCAGACTGAGGCAAGGACAGTATAGCGACCAGAATCTCTTTTCTCGAAACAGGTTCACTTAGAACAGTAATCAGGGTGGATTTTACTTCTTCAAATCTCTCCGTTTGGTATAAATGATCCAAGAAGTTCAGGAGACTCTTGGAAGTATTTGGCGTATGAAGAACCTCAATGGATGATTCTGAATCTGGATGACCTTGAAAAAGAAatgatgtcaaaaaaaaaactcttaaatatatttcaatcCAAAACAAGAATACAGGAGAagaaaagctctacctccttggTCCATCTCTTGAGGAAGTTCAATCGTGTCTGAATGTCTTGATGGTTTTGTGTGAGCTATTGCCTCACAAACAAGTCTGACCTTCACTCCTGGCCACATGTAATCATTCCTTTtggtatttatttgtgaaattttcttTATTATGCTCGAAAGGTGGTCCATACACGTTTTATCTTCAAGGAGACAAGAATCGAACTGCCATTTTGGTCCATTTGTCTGAATTTGAATTGACAGTGGGGCATGATCTGAAACATATTCTTCTTTATCCAAGTACATTGGTCTCTTGTGAATGTTACAGGCAGTTACACTTGTTAAATTGTGACTTTGCAAAAAGAAGTAGTCCAATCTCGACTGACCTTTCCTATCGAAATATGTAAAGCTTTTCACTTCCGGGTAAAGACACCGCCAGACGTCCAACAAGCTGAAGTTTTCCAAAAAACATCGGAGGGCATCGAAAGACTTTGTGTGACTTCGGTTTCGTAAATTCGATGTTTTGTCAAGGTCGGCGTCCATGACGGTGTTAAAATCCCCACCGACCACCAGATATGCAGAATGTGGGATGTGGGTCGAAATTTGTGTGAAATCTTTCAGCTTAATTTTTTCATCATTTGAGTTATACATGTTGATAAATACGAAATCATGCCCCCAAATTTGACACAAAATGATTATGAATCTTCCCTTTTCATCGCAATAGACATTGAAACCACCGCATCCGAGGTTCTTTTTGAAAAGCACGGCCACCCCTCGTGAACTTCCTTTAAATACGGTGAATGCCGCCATGTAATCGCATTCTAAATCTTGAATTTTGATGCTCCCAGTTGAGTAGATTCTATCTGGACCTACATGAGTTTCTTGAAGAAAGACCACATCAGCCTTTAGAAGACTTAAATGATGAAGCACCTCAGACCTTTTACGGTTAAAACCATTTACATTCCATGAAAGAATTGTTAATATTCGCTGATCTTCATTACTGTCCGTCATCTTGATATAATCACATTTGAGATATACAAGTTCAGATAAGATTCTCTGTGTTTCACTTGTAACTGGTTGGTGCACCTAAAACaatgaaacacaaaacatttttaaattgctgAAGAAGAGTTTCACAAAACCTGAAGAACTggattttcagaaaacaaaaatacatccaGTCTAGCAGAATCTTGTTTGTTGATTCTTTCTTTTCCCTAAACATACTATTTCACAAAACAGATGtgtacatatagtccacaagatgAAATACTAGCTGAATTCAAATACAAACTTTGAATACGATGACCAGGGTATGTTGTCTTATGACAAACATAAGTTTATATCTTTTAGATATTGAACAATAAATTAAGTTTTCAGTGCAAGCTTCTATGTAACatctttacagattattttatcaaattaaaagtaATTGCAATAAAATTTACCTTGTCAATTCTTTGCttaaaaatattaacttcaaAATTAAGATTAATTCAATGGCTTACCACCCTTGTCTGAAATGTTTTACTTGCCAGAAACCCGGATCAGCATTACACTATCTCTTCCTTTTCACTTGTAACTCACATGCAAATTTATGTTATTACATCACGAATGATGACACCTTTAAACTCCCAATCTACTTCGACGTGGTGGATTTGTTCCTGTTCTCAAAACAAGTTTTCAAGGTGAGGTGTGAGCACTTCCTCATCCTTTATATCACAGTTTCACAAATGTATACAGAAGAAAGGAATATAGGCAACCCAGATTTTTAAGTCTGTTTTTCATTTATGATAAACAGTCAAATCAGAATTAATAGTGTTAgcatttaattaattacagataaagtatttatttatgctttaagAATACACTTAATGCTTTGCTATAGAGGATGCTATGAGGAAGAAAACTAAGTGGCTGCACATCAACcaagttcctgtggctcagtggtagagtattgcgttagcagcgcaagtttgtgggttcaattcccagtaTGTTTAGCCTGAATGACTAAGTCAGATAAAAGCATAAacctgataaaaacatctgctaaatgcataaatgtaagtgaatgattcaatgtgTGTGCTGCTAAAAGGAATTCATCCCTatggaaaaaaaactgcatcagttttttttttgcctcaagtAGAGAAGATGTGACATCTACACTGAGTATTTGCAAATCAAATTATGCAAAGAGTTTACTGCAAATGACTTCTACTAGTACATCATGGTATAACTTCGGTCTGAAAGTCAAAATGCACTTACCTAAATTTCCTCCAGAAGACTTTCTTATAGTTTAGGAAGTAAATCAGAGGCAGAAGACAGATTAGTGAAAGCATCCCCTTAAGGCCACAGCCAAAGTACTGAACTGATCTCCCCCCATTACTACCAGAAGCTGAACTAATGATTTAATCCTACCAGGCAAGTTCATTGACTAATGTGCACCTGAATCTACAGGAACAGCCAGCAGTGGGAGTGACCAGCTGTTGGAATCGGCGATAGAACACAAAGGATAAACAGATGACAAGCAGAAGTGGTATGTTGTTGTTGTCTACTCTTTCTGTTTTTGTCTCAATGTCTTTTGTCACAAAGATGAATTCTCTACAACTctggatcctctgaagtgaatggatGCAATCAaaatgagattccaaacagctgataaaagcatcacaataatccacaggtaaCACAAGACTCCAGGCCATcagttaacattttgtgaagaggaaagctgcatgtttgtaaggaaCAAGAAACAGCATGTGAGACTTGTCACAAAAGATCGTGACTCCCCGTCTAGGGAAAAGGGTGCAACATTTAATGAATTTCATATACAACAAATTGCCAGTGAGTTTGTTGTAATTTGAATATGGGAGCCAACCAGGCCAAAATAAACAGAACAGTCTAGTTTTTAACGCTCTGTCTTACCCtattaaaaggaaagaaaatacaaTATACTTACCTGATGGCTATCTGGTGACACCTTGACTAGTCAGATGACGTCTCACCCCCTTTGAACACTATCGCTTAGGACAAATATCTTCTGTGTTTCACTAAAGAGAGAATCCCCATGACAAAGATGACATgattacataatatttatgtaatataactgattgtttttatttgtgcagtGTAGCAATGTGTCCGTTTAAGTGCACACCCAAAGCACACCCTTTTCACAGCTAAATACCATATTTTTCATTCTTAAAAAATAGGGAGGACCAACACTGCGAGCAGCCCAAGCAAACAAAGGGCAATCCAAAATCAGTGTCATAAAACAGACAAAGGGGACAAATAAACCAGCAAGGCTCCTCAGACACAAACTATTTTCAACTCAAACAAGCAATAGTCTCTAACAGTCTCTGTACCAATCAGGACACAGCATCATCACCCGAAGGAGCACATCAAATGATAAAGCAGATGTCATGCATGTCAGTAGACCAGGAAGATTTTAAaggttttaagatttttttgcacatcatatgacccctttaaacaatatacatatataatacttgCACATGCACCTAAGAAGAAACCCTTCTTAAGATATTTATGGTCAGTTACAATAACTTAGGACAGTAAAGAGACCTTTCTACTGACTGAAAAACAGGAGAAAGATGCCAAAGGTTTCTGTTCACTTGCGTGAACATGTCGTAATCCCGCCGCAGGAGGCATAAGAAAAGCAGATGTGGCCACAGCAATAAACTGCAATATCCATAATGTAATACTTTAAATAAGAGGATCCATTGTTAAACAAGTAATGGAATGCAAAGTCCCTTCAAATCTCTTATGATCAACAATACATTTTGGaagacttgagggtgagtacattttcagaaaatgttaacttttttgctgaactattccttttaagtTTTCATAAACATTTCAGAGGTGTGGAGATTCAGACATTTATAAATCATTCTACAAAGTTTTGTTTTGGTACATTTTATTCTGTGATAAGGTTAAAATCTGGATGATTTAATTTGTATTGGATTTTTATCTCATGCAAAATGCATTGTTGatttgacaacaacaacaaaaaaaactatattcaaTAACCGGTGCAAAATTGTTTAATTTCAGGCATTTTACATTCATGGTTCCAAATGACatcgtttttattattttttagcaatTTATCATAGATAAAGCCATAGCAGAACCATGGTAGAGGTGAAAggcaaaccaaaatattaaatatgcaataaaGCTTTAAACAACAGAATCTGCAATAATTGCAATAATGTAACTTTCTACATTATCTCTTCTGTTCTCATCATGACTTTCCTCTGGATTCAGTTACAACTTACAATACTGTTATTAATCAGACTGAATCATAAAAACACAACAGTTCCAATACAGCATGCTGGCAGGTGGCTTAAAGACAAACTCTTAACACACATGTGCCTGACTCCAGGAAAAGACACTTATCAGATGTTCAGTGTGCAGACAGCAAACTGCACCAACCAGCCACACATGATCAAAGACAGACACTTAACACACAGGTGCCTATATTGACCAGGAAAAGACACTTATCAGATGTTCAGTATGCAGATCACACTCAGAACCTCCAGCCTCACATGACCAACACGTACAACAGCACATCTGCTGTTTGGGATCAGCAAGCAGATAATCAGTCAATTAAAAAGTATAGACAGAAATGTGGGGTGTGAAGTCATCTGACAACACATAACTGTGCAAATAAAACACATGCCCCACAAAAGGAACAGGGCTGAGGTGAACATGTAAGCTGGCAGGTACAAAAGTTATGAGTCTGGAGGAAATACTTGATGTGTGTTAGGAAACCGTCTGGAATTGTAATCTGGGTCCTCCTTTACTCGTTTCTTGATGTCGCTtttcagctgataaaaaacaacaTAACACTTGTtagataatacatatatatattttttaaatgcaattaaaaaaaaagcaatatataataacaaaatacaaatttcTACAGGTGGAATGTATGTTTCTGGAAATGCTCCATGTTTTGTGTGTATTAAAAGTTTATGGGTAActaagggtgtattcacaccaggaTAGTCCGCTAGTTCACCTGCTTTGGTCCAGACCAAATGcaatgttaatttcttttttgtttggtgTGGTTCGCTATCACACTGCcctttttgcaagtgaaccaaAATTTGTAAACAAAACCACACGTGTGCTAAAGGTCCTCGTTTGTTGGACAGTAATTCTCAAGCGTACCAGAGTTCGTTTGGAACTGGACCGAgactagcctggtaataccagactctgctacttcactttgcttcgtagacagagtctggaatggcataatagagaagtgttttctctctcgctagggggcgcttgtctgaagtttaaaatcattggttacccgtaagccaatcagatacgtttagttatgacgtatgttatgcgcctatacagccgcatcgaagcacagacatcatgcatcgaactcaaatctatgattgaatttccactgtaaacctgttgttaaacactcttgttctggcttcagtttgaaaaagagttgaatgttctccataacagagcgaattgcatcccgtgtctcgtttcccatttccgcggtcggttttcgatttctctaacctacaatttaaaactcggtgcttagcatctacgtcacggctctcagcccgcccggctgttttcagaccggtggcaaacagaaagctctgacgctgtatcagactgagtacagaagcgaaatgaaattgagcggaagtaggaagtctgacgtagtcaggctagaccgagaccacctcttcagctGGATCTCGGTGCGGTTGTTTGGTCCGCACCCGAGTGTGATTACTGTATTCATGTTGACTCAATAACCACAACTGTTCTTAGCAATAACACTCCTTACTGCTCAAACACGTTCAACCACAGCAGCTCCTCATACAAGACTGAACTGAACAACCAAAAAAACGTAACTTAACATTCACACCTGCCGAAAAGATCCGCACCAAGGGGTGAAACAAACTTCAGTTAAATTGAATcgaacaaaaccaaataaaacaggtgtgaatacaccctaatactgaaaaaaaattatattaagaaCACACTACAAATCAAgcttattatagttaactaaaaatatatttaaaaaaatggttactaaaatagaatataaaaaaataaatattcaaaggCATAATATGAAAACACGTTTTCACACTAACTACCTGTTCACTGTATGCTTCTTGAAGTTCTGGTTTTTCTAAATCTCCTTGTAGGGCGTTGGGAACTGAGATGGGCATAACACCAGCTGACTTGGCGGCTTGACTtactgcctcagagagtgaaagTTTGGGCCCATCACTCTTTACCATCTAGGGgagacacaataaaaaaaaaaatgtttactgtaatGCTTCAGGAAAGGCAAACCAATCTGAATGGATacaaaagccctattcggacgatAAATGTTTCTCAGGGGGATGTAAGTAATTTTCACCATTTACAAGGGGTAGCCGTGATATAATTGCCGTCCCCGgccaaattacctactgttttttgaCAAACACCTAGTTCGTGTGGTAATTTAATTGCCGTCCGAATACACATCTCTGCGTTTACAAGAATAAATTGATTCAAAATTCAGCGCTTAAACCCTTTTTGAGCACTCCAAAACACTGTAAGGTACGTTAACTGTTGTACTTCGGTGTAATTtgcatacatatttatttctgaaatgctgAAAAGTATTTAAAAGAACAATACTTCATAACTGCTCACAGCGACTGggagcagaaagagaagaaaagcaagcAAAAATTCGAAGCGTTCTTTATTATGGAAGCAGCGGGTATGCAGTACagctttaaaatgtgtattataaaatGATATACAGGATACATAATTCTATtgcatataattatatacaactaGTGCATCTTTTTAAACaggagatttaaataataaaaataatcaataggattatatattataaaatatgcttgcaacaataagaatacattttacataccgtattttcctgactataagtcgcgttttttttatagtttggctggtcctgcgacttatagtcaggtgcgacttatttataaaaatttatttgacgaaccaggagaaatgaaccaagagaaagcattagcgtctacagccaccagagggcgctctatgctgctctgtgctcctgtagtctacactggaaacatagagcgccctctcgcggctgtagacggtaatgtttctcttggttcttggttctaaataaatgcgacttatagtccagtgcgacttatatgttttttttccattttaaacaataaaaagaatacattttgtaaataaaatttattttatttagagcagACAATTATGTGACTGGTCATGTGACTAGCACGTTCTCAGGTTGGTAGGATCACATAACTGACTCCCTCCTCTGTGAATAGATCGCCATCTGAATCCATAAATTTTATCACTGAGGTGATATGTAAACTTATTTTTACAGACGTCCACATGAGAAACAATTAACATCCGGATCGGGCTAAAGAGGTCTAAATGTTAACATGTAACTGCATGAAACTGAATATTTACCTTCCTGCGCTTTGCAGGCATTCCAAGCAGATATGCATCAGAGAGAGGAGGCTGGGCCTTGATCTTCCTCTGACTGATCTGATCTTGTCTGATAATAGGAACCCACTCCTACAAACAACAAAGCGCATCAAACAACACTCAGAAGAACATTGAATCTCGCATTCCATGATCTGACCACCAAAACGTGATAACAACAGATGCCTCGAGCACGTCATATTATCCAAAATGTTTTGGTGGAAACATTGTTTATGCagtgtaggaaaaaaaaatactgacggGAGGCAACACAGCTGCCCATGCTTCAGCGTCACTTCCGGTTTCCTCTCCTCCAATAGCTCCCTCTCCTTCCCTAGCTGGACCTCCCACTGCTCCTGCTTCTTGGGAGGAGGCAAGAGCTTCTTCTGCTGTAGTAGCAGGTGTTGGAGAGAGACTGTCCCCCATCTGAACCATGTATGGGAGATGTTATATATGAGACCATACAGTACATGAGAACACTGTTAAACATCTAAAGCCGTCCTAGGTCCcattctattttcaatatacatgttgccccttggtaatattattagaaaatacggaattagcttccactgttatgctgatgatactcagctatatatctcaacgagaccagatgaaacttctcaattatctaagctaacagagtgtgttaaaaatgtaaaagattggatgacaaatatcCAATTatattcggataagacagagatattaattattggaccaaaaaacactacacagaatcttgtagattacaatctgcaactagacggatgtactgttact is drawn from Carassius auratus strain Wakin chromosome 40, ASM336829v1, whole genome shotgun sequence and contains these coding sequences:
- the LOC113058936 gene encoding tetraspanin-13-like, with the translated sequence MACGGFVCSKTSLCILNLIYVMVSLLMAGVAAWGKWFGLVSSFRVMAAVIAVGLFLFVVAIMGLCGAVKHHQVLLFFYMLILFMVFIVQFSVSCACLAINKEQQNLLLETGWNKSESMQEDLERSLDCCGFLQVNYNESCVAVCFKNQTCRPCSVIIQAYADDTLQFVGGVSLFFLFYRGPKTLFSQLMELIRGRRQMLTSNGVSGHPTLRPCDLWSAIKNSFNTDLNRIKARIL